The following are encoded together in the Tripterygium wilfordii isolate XIE 37 chromosome 18, ASM1340144v1, whole genome shotgun sequence genome:
- the LOC119984354 gene encoding protein TAPETUM DETERMINANT 1-like produces MRALLKPRFALLFLSFSLAGLFVLALLTGLLDGRSLTGSSQMAINGGNKTFSTPNRKLLRHVMAIEEPDRIGEKCTKSDIVIQQGPTDPLPSGIPTYTVEITNVCVTGCDISRIHLNCGWFSSACLINPKVFKRLRYNDCIVNEGRPLVNGGTLSFQYANTFHYPLSVSSVVCS; encoded by the exons ATGCGAGCTTTGTTAAAGCCCCGATTCGCTCTGCTTTTCCTATCTTTCTCTCTCGCTGGACTCTTCGTGCTCGCCTTACTTACAG GTCTTTTGGACGGTCGTTCTCTTACCGGATCGAGTCAGATGGCCATCAACGGTGGGAATAAAACATTCTCAACTCCAAATCGCAAGCTGCTTCGCCATG TTATGGCAATTGAGGAGCCGGACAGGATAGGAGAGAAGTGTACAAAATCAGATATAGTGATACAACAGGGACCCACAGACCCGCTGCCCAGTGGAATACCTACCTATACTGTTGAGATCACGAATGTGTGCGTTACTGGTTGTGATATATCCCGGATTCACCTTAATTGCGGCTGGTTCAGCTCAGCTTGCCTCATCAACCCCAAGGTCTTCAAGCGTCTTCGCTACAATGACTGTATTGTCAATGAAGGCAGACCATTGGTCAATGGTGGGACTCTCTCATTTCAGTATGCCAACACCTTCCACTACCCTCTTTCTGTCTCCTCAGTTGTTTGCTCTTAG
- the LOC119984356 gene encoding membrane-anchored ubiquitin-fold protein 3-like translates to MPEEDLVDIKFRLYDGSDIGPFRYSSASTVDMLRQRIVSDWPKGKTITPKTVNEVKLISSGKILDNSKTVDQCKTPFGDQGGGVIIIHVVVQPSLAKTKTEKKVDDSPRKIVCSCSIL, encoded by the exons ATGCCGGAGGAGGATTTGGTTGATATAAAGTTCAGGTTGTACGACGGGTCTGATATAGGGCCTTTCCGGTACTCTTCGGCATCAACCGTCGACATGTTAAGGCAGAGAATTGTATCCGATTGGCCCAAAG GAAAAACAATTACACCAAAGACAGTGAATGAAGTCAAACTGATAAGCTCTGGTAAAATTTTGGATAACAGCAAGACAGTTGATCAGTGCAAAACACCATTTGGTGATCAAGGTGGGGGAGTAATCATTATACATGTTGTTGTACAGCCATCCCTAGCAAAAACTAAAACAG AAAAGAAGGTCGATGATTCGCCCAGGAAAATTGTTTGTTCGTGTTCCATATTGTGA
- the LOC119984353 gene encoding RNA pseudouridine synthase 7-like isoform X1 has translation MKRKREEEEANGESMEIVWQTPANPPEKHDYILLNGMRYVRPYYFEFISHVKNRWAGKTVVDLFAEEFKGRPYDYYVNAVKCGRIQVDGEMVPVSYIVKSSQKISHFVHRHEPPVMASDVSILQKEPDVLTVCKPASVPVHPCGQYRKNTVIGILQAEHGLAPLFPVHRLDRLVSGLLILATNASKADLFRQQIEAGKVKKQYIAKVIGVFPDGERVVDVNINYNAREGRSTAEAGNCDQNSSVKGKAACTKFTKICTDGTHSTVLCEPITGRTHQIRVHLLYTGHPIANDMLYLSENATDQSRRGMRADKIYGDLSPSITYSLHDDCVEQCKEESSNDFSIDPMCTNCPNLAPRGYDRDEEPLWLHCVKYSGPGWVYDCPYPEWAFLD, from the exons atgaagaggaagagggaggaggaggaagcAAACGGCGAAAGCATGGAGATCGTGTGGCAAACTCCGGCGAATCCACCTGAGAAACACGATTATATACTTCTCAATG GGATGCGTTATGTCAGACCTTACTACTTCGAGTTCATCTCTCAT GTTAAGAATCGATGGGCGGGCAAAACTGTTGTTGATTTGTTCGCTGAGGAATTCAAAGGCCGGCCATATGATTATTAT GTCAATGCTGTCAAATGTGGAAGGATACAAGTAGACGGAGAGATGGTGCCAGTTTCGTACATTGTCAAGTCATCACAAAAGATTAGCCACTTCGTGCACAG GCATGAACCACCTGTGATGGCTTCGGATGTTTCGATTCTTCAAAAAGAACCAGATGTTTTAACTGTTTGTAAGCCAGCATCTGTTCCG GTGCATCCTTGTGGTCAATATCGCAAGAACACTGTTATTGGCATCCTTCAGGCAGAACATGGTTTGGCACCTCTGTTTC CGGTTCATCGACTAGATCGTCTTGTCTCAGGACTTCTCATCTTGGCTACAAATGCTTCAAAGGCTGACCTTTTCAGGCAGCAG ATTGAAGCTGGAAAGGTGAAGAAGCAATATATTGCAAAAGTCATTGGGGTATTTCCTGATGGTGAG CGGGTAGTTGATGTCAACATAAACTATAATGCACGAGAAGGAAGGAGCACTGCAGAG GCGGGCAACTGTGACCAGAATTCTTCTGTAAAGGGAAAGGCTGCTTGTACAAAGTTCACAAAGATTTGTACTGATGGAACTCATAGTACGGTCTTGTGTGAGCCGATTACTGGTCGTACTCATCAA ATACGTGTCCATTTGCTTTATACAGGCCATCCAATAGCCAACGACATGCTTTATCTCTCAGAAAATGCTACTGATCAGTCTAGAAGGGGAATGAGGGCCGATAAAATTTATGGTGATTTGTCTCCTTCCATAACATACTCTTTACATGATGATTGTGTTGAACAATGCAAAGAGGAATCCAGCAACGATTTTAGCATTGATCCTATGTGTACTAACTGCCCGAATTTGGCTCCCAGAGG atatgaCAGGGATGAAGAGCCCTTATGGCTACATTGCGTGAAATATTCTGGACCTGGATGGGTTTATGATTGTCCATATCCAGAATGGGCTTTTCTTGACTAA
- the LOC119984353 gene encoding RNA pseudouridine synthase 7-like isoform X2 yields MKRKREEEEANGESMEIVWQTPANPPEKHDYILLNGMRYVRPYYFEFISHVKNRWAGKTVVDLFAEEFKGRPYDYYVNAVKCGRIQVDGEMVPVSYIVKSSQKISHFVHRHEPPVMASDVSILQKEPDVLTVCKPASVPVHPCGQYRKNTVIGILQAEHGLAPLFLHRLDRLVSGLLILATNASKADLFRQQIEAGKVKKQYIAKVIGVFPDGERVVDVNINYNAREGRSTAEAGNCDQNSSVKGKAACTKFTKICTDGTHSTVLCEPITGRTHQIRVHLLYTGHPIANDMLYLSENATDQSRRGMRADKIYGDLSPSITYSLHDDCVEQCKEESSNDFSIDPMCTNCPNLAPRGYDRDEEPLWLHCVKYSGPGWVYDCPYPEWAFLD; encoded by the exons atgaagaggaagagggaggaggaggaagcAAACGGCGAAAGCATGGAGATCGTGTGGCAAACTCCGGCGAATCCACCTGAGAAACACGATTATATACTTCTCAATG GGATGCGTTATGTCAGACCTTACTACTTCGAGTTCATCTCTCAT GTTAAGAATCGATGGGCGGGCAAAACTGTTGTTGATTTGTTCGCTGAGGAATTCAAAGGCCGGCCATATGATTATTAT GTCAATGCTGTCAAATGTGGAAGGATACAAGTAGACGGAGAGATGGTGCCAGTTTCGTACATTGTCAAGTCATCACAAAAGATTAGCCACTTCGTGCACAG GCATGAACCACCTGTGATGGCTTCGGATGTTTCGATTCTTCAAAAAGAACCAGATGTTTTAACTGTTTGTAAGCCAGCATCTGTTCCG GTGCATCCTTGTGGTCAATATCGCAAGAACACTGTTATTGGCATCCTTCAGGCAGAACATGGTTTGGCACCTCTGTTTC TTCATCGACTAGATCGTCTTGTCTCAGGACTTCTCATCTTGGCTACAAATGCTTCAAAGGCTGACCTTTTCAGGCAGCAG ATTGAAGCTGGAAAGGTGAAGAAGCAATATATTGCAAAAGTCATTGGGGTATTTCCTGATGGTGAG CGGGTAGTTGATGTCAACATAAACTATAATGCACGAGAAGGAAGGAGCACTGCAGAG GCGGGCAACTGTGACCAGAATTCTTCTGTAAAGGGAAAGGCTGCTTGTACAAAGTTCACAAAGATTTGTACTGATGGAACTCATAGTACGGTCTTGTGTGAGCCGATTACTGGTCGTACTCATCAA ATACGTGTCCATTTGCTTTATACAGGCCATCCAATAGCCAACGACATGCTTTATCTCTCAGAAAATGCTACTGATCAGTCTAGAAGGGGAATGAGGGCCGATAAAATTTATGGTGATTTGTCTCCTTCCATAACATACTCTTTACATGATGATTGTGTTGAACAATGCAAAGAGGAATCCAGCAACGATTTTAGCATTGATCCTATGTGTACTAACTGCCCGAATTTGGCTCCCAGAGG atatgaCAGGGATGAAGAGCCCTTATGGCTACATTGCGTGAAATATTCTGGACCTGGATGGGTTTATGATTGTCCATATCCAGAATGGGCTTTTCTTGACTAA
- the LOC119983487 gene encoding bidirectional sugar transporter SWEET10-like, which yields MAFHITRAFAFGILGNLISFLVSLAPLATFYKIYKRKSSEGFQSIPYVISLFSAMLWLFYAIFKKDATLLITINIFTFFMQTGYIIVYFVYASKKDRILTAKLVLLFDVFGFGVICLLALFLTKGEKRIAVLGWICMVFALCVFVAPLGIMKKVIQTKSVEFMPFSLSFFLTLSGVMWFFYGFLTKDLFVAVPNILGFLFGMAQMSLYGMYRNYKKKLPTAAEVEPKLQELSEQIVDVVKLSAMVCSHDLIITPAMINFNMGTEKAEDDKDVIKEETKV from the exons ATGGCTTTCCACATTACTAGGGCTTTTGCTTTTGGTATTTTAG GTAATCTAATCTCATTTTTGGTCTCCCTGGCTCCTTT GGCAACATTCTACAAAATTTACAAGAGAAAATCCAGCGAAGGGTTTCAATCAATTCCATATGTGATTTCACTGTTTAGTGCAATGCTATGGTTGTTTTATGCAATCTTTAAGAAGGATGCTACACTCCTCATCACCATCAACATCTTCACATTCTTCATGCAAACTGGTTACATTATCGTCTACTTTGTCTATGCCTCCAAGAAAGACAGA ATTCTGACTGCCAAACTGGTCCTCTTGTTTGATGTCTTTGGGTTCGGGGTGATATGTCTTCTAGCTCTCTTCTTAACAAAGGGCGAAAAACGTATTGCAGTTCTTGGATGGATTTGCATGGTTTTCGCTCTCTGCGTGTTCGTTGCACCTCTCGGCATTATG AAAAAGGTGATACAAACCAAGAGTGTGGAGTTCATGCCCTTCTCTCTATCGTTCTTCCTCACATTGAGTGGAGTCATGTGGTTCTTTTATGGCTTTCTAACGAAAGATCTCTTCGTCGCT GTTCCGAACATTCTTGGGTTTCTATTTGGCATGGCGCAAATGTCACTGTATGGTATGTACAGGAATTACAAAAAGAAACTACCGACGGCCGCGGAGGTGGAGCCAAAGCTTCAAGAATTATCTGAACAGATCGTTGATGTAGTGAAGCTGAGTGCAATGGTTTGTTCTCATGACCTAATTATCACTCCAGCCatgatcaatttcaatatgGGAACTGAAAAGGCTGAAGACGACAAAGACGTGATCAAGGAAGAAACCAAAGTCTAA
- the LOC119984034 gene encoding acetylglutamate kinase, chloroplastic-like — MAAAKALHLCTPSLTFCSKSKSLKSPKKNFVTLPCYPRIKAEAAASSTKVSTQNTLTPSQFRVDILSESLPFIQKFRGKTIVVKYGGAAMKSDHLKASVVSDLVLLSCVGLHPILVHGGGPDINNWLRLLNIEPIFHDGLRVTDSQTMEIVSMVLIGKVNKNLVSLINKAGGTAIGLSGMDGRLLTARPSPNSANLGFVGEVAGVDSTVLQPLINSGHIPVIASVAADKYGQSYNINADTVAGEVAAALGAEKLILLTDVVGILEDKDDPKSLVKEIDIKGVKKMIEDKKVAGGMIPKVNCCVRSLAQGVRTASIIDGRVEHSLLHEIMSDEGVGTMITG, encoded by the coding sequence atggCAGCAGCCAAAGCCTTGCATTTATGTACACCATCCCTCACCTTCTGTTCCAAATCCAAATCTCTCAAATCCCCAAAGAAGAACTTTGTCACATTGCCATGTTATCCACGAATCAAGGCAGAGGCAGCAGCATCGTCGACAAAAGTGTCTACCCAAAACACACTAACCCCTTCTCAGTTTAGAGTTGATATTCTCTCAGAATCACTTCCATTCATCCAGAAGTTCCGAGGCAAGACCATTGTTGTCAAATATGGCGGTGCTGCCATGAAATCCGACCATCTTAAGGCCTCTGTTGTCAGCGATCTTGTCCTCCTCTCTTGCGTCGGCCTCCACCCCATCCTCGTCCACGGTGGTGGCCCTGACATCAACAACTGGCTTCGCCTACTAAACATCGAGCCCATCTTTCATGACGGTCTTCGTGTTACTGACTCTCAAACCATGGAGATTGTCTCCATGGTCCTTATTGGTAAGGTCAACAAGAACTTGGTCTCCCTCATCAACAAGGCTGGTGGTACTGCCATTGGCCTGTCTGGCATGGATGGCCGCCTCCTTACCGCGCGCCCCTCTCCCAATTCTGCTAATCTGGGCTTTGTTGGTGAGGTTGCCGGTGTCGACTCCACTGTTCTGCAGCCACTCATCAACAGCGGGCACATCCCTGTTATAGCGTCCGTGGCAGCAGACAAGTATGGACAATCATACAACATCAATGCAGACACTGTGGCAGGGGAGGTGGCTGCAGCATTGGGGGCGGAGAAGCTTATTCTGCTGACAGATGTGGTGGGGATTTTGGAGGATAAGGATGATCCTAAAAGCTTGGTGAAGGAGATTGACATAAAGGGTGTGAAGAAGATGATAGAGGACAAGAAGGTGGCTGGTGGGATGATCCCGAAAGTGAACTGCTGTGTGCGGTCTCTTGCTCAAGGAGTTAGGACTGCAAGTATCATCGATGGCCGTGTCGAGCACTCTTTGCTTCATGAGATCATGTCTGATGAAGGCGTCGGGACTATGATAACCGGGTAA
- the LOC119984035 gene encoding ubiquitin-conjugating enzyme E2 27-like → MIDFARVQKELQECSRDIAASGISVSPKSDNLARLTGTIPGPIGTPYEGGTFQIDITLPDGYPFEPPKMQFATKVWHPNISSQSGAICLDILKDQWSPALTLKTALLSVQALLSAPQPDDPQDAVVAQQYLKEYQTFIGTARYWTETFAKASSLGVEEKVQKFVEMGFPEALARSTLEAVGSDENMALEKLCSG, encoded by the exons ATGATAGACTTCGCTCGCGTTCAAAAAGAGCTTCAAGAGTGTAGCAGGGACATTGCGGCCTCTGGTATCAGTGTGAGCCCTAAAAGTGACAATCTTGCTCGTTTGACTGGGACTATCCCCGGCCCTATTGGTACTCCGTACGAAGGCGGCACTTTTCAAATCGATATTACATTGCCAG aTGGGTATCCATTTGAGCCTCCCAAAATGCAGTTTGCGACTAAAGTCTG GCACCCCAATATTAGCAGTCAAAGTGGGGCAATTTGCCTGGATATCTTGAAGGACCAATGGAGTCCAGCTCTTACATTGAAGACAGCACTTCTCTCTGTCCAAGCATTGCTCTCTGCCCCTCAACCTGATGATCCTCAAGATGCTGTAGTAGCACAACAG TATCTTAAAGAATATCAAACCTTTATTGGCACAGCTCGGTATTGGACAGAAACCTTTGCTAAGGCCTCATCTCTTGGGGTAGAGGAAAAG GTACAGAAATTTGTGGAGATGGGTTTCCCTGAGGCGTTGGCAAGAAGTACCTTGGAAGCTGTTGGCAGTGATGAGAATATGGCCCTTGAGAAGCTCTGCTCCGGTTAA